From a single Mobula birostris isolate sMobBir1 chromosome 13, sMobBir1.hap1, whole genome shotgun sequence genomic region:
- the LOC140207517 gene encoding uncharacterized protein — protein MAHQRVHTRERPFTCSDCGKRFTLSSQLLTHQRVHTGEKPFTCSVCEKRFTDSSTLQKHHRVHTGEKPFTCSVCGKKFTQSSNLQIHHRVHTGEKPFTCSVCEKKFTHSSTLQRHHRVHTGEKPFTCSVCGMSFTDSSALQSHQRVHTGEKPFTCSFCGKGFTQSSNLQSHQRVHTGEKPFTCSVCGKGFTHSSNLQSHQRVHTGEKPFTCSVCGKRFTQSSDLMAHQRIHTGEQPFTCSDCGKGFTLSSTLLRHQRVHTGEKPFTCSVCGKGFTQSSTLQSHQRVHTGEKPFTCSECGKGFTQSSNLQNHQRVHTGEKPFTCSVCGKRFTDSSTRQSHQRVHTGEKPFTCSVCGKRFTHSSTLQRHQRVHTGEKPFTCSVCGKGFTRSSELLAHQSVHSGEWPFTCSECGKGFTHASHLKRHQGVHTGEKPFTCSECGKGFTQSSKLLAHQSVHTGEWPLL, from the coding sequence atggctcaccagcgagttcacaccagggagcggccattcacctgctcggactgtgggaagagattcacattGTCATCTCAACTACtgacacatcagcgagttcacactggggagaagccgttcacctgctcagtctgtgagaagagattcactgattcatccaccctacagaaacaccatcgagttcacactggggagaagccattcacctgctcagtctgtgggaagaaattcactcagtcatccaacctacagatacaccatcgagttcacactggcgagaagccattcacctgctcagtctgtgagaagaaattcactcactcttccaccctGCAGAGACAccatcgagttcacactggggagaagccgttcacctgctcagtctgtgggatgaGTTTCACTGATTCATCtgccctacagagtcaccagcgagttcacactggggagaagccattcacctgctcattctgtgggaagggattcactcagtcatccaacctgcagagtcatcagcgagttcacactggggagaagccattcacctgctcagtctgtgggaagggattcacccactcatccaacctgcagagtcaccagcgagttcacactggggagaagccatttacctgctcagtctgtgggaagagattcactcagtcatctgacctaatggctcaccagcgaattcacactggggagcagccattcacctgctcggactgtggaaagggattcactttgtcatccaccctactgagacaccagcgagtccacactggggagaagccgttcacctgctcagtctgtgggaagggattcactcagtcatccaccctgcagagtcaccagcgagttcacactggggagaagccgttcacctgctcagaatgtgggaagggattcactcagtcatccaacctgcagaatcatcagcgagttcacacaggggagaagccgttcacctgctcagtctgtgggaagagattcactgattcatccacccgacagagtcaccagcgagttcacactggggagaagccgttcacctgctcagtctgtgggaagcgattcactcactcatccaccctacagagacaccaacgagttcacactggggagaagccgttcacctgctcagtctgtgggaaaggattcactcggtcatctgaactactggcacatcagtcagttcacagtggggagtggccattcacctgctcagaatgtgggaagggattcactcatgcATCCCACCTAAAGAGACACCagggagttcacactggggagaagccgttcacctgctcagaatgcggtaaaggattcactcaatcttccaaactactggcacaccagtcagttcacactggggagtggccattgttatgA